The Rosa chinensis cultivar Old Blush chromosome 7, RchiOBHm-V2, whole genome shotgun sequence DNA segment aattagaaaaaaaacccaaaaaatgaagctcCTTTTAAGGGAAACCCAATcatatgttttcttttaatctacacccattcacataattaaacctaccgtataggttttaagtctataattaagtttttttctctttttttagtttgactattttacccttctcgtcgaagaaggaaaaaattcctcaaatataggtgttttttttttaaatttaaatatggcatcagttataaacacaaattagaatttaataccatcaatttatttttcctgaTTTAAAAACGATTACttgccttaattattgcatatctcttccttttttatttgacctatatatttgccattttttagtagacatgtttgtgtagataatcCTATTATTAAATATGTCAACGTGATCAATTACCTTAATTATTGTATgtaactgatgccatattttaggagatatgtttgtgtagatattccttatTTTAAAAGATTAATTgtcttaattattgtatatctcttcctttcagatttgatctttatatttgctatttttaagtagatgtggttgtgtagATATTGCTATTAGATTTCGTAGATTTCTCAATCTGATTAAACATCCTTTTGTGGAGGTATTCCTATCATGTAGTGATTAAACATCCTCTCATCAAGGTATGtcattttgcttttttttttcttccctttttttgaatgaaatttgatTCCCCATTCCAATAGGCGTAGGTATAGAATCAATATTCCATGTTCATTAATTTTCCATAATAGGGTCCATGTTATTGTAGATGATGGAGGGTGCAATCAGATCAAGCTTCACTTGAGTAATTTCAGCCCTTAACTCGTCGGTCATAACACGTCCAAACTTGAGAAGGTCGCACCTAAATTCCAGGTAGGTGTACTCTTTAGCCATCAAAATTAACTTGTAGTATCTATTGagaaacaagaagatgaaacaaaaacctgcaatcaagaacttgtataGTCTATCATACCTACTCAATATCAAAAACCTAGAaccatcacaaaacaaatacctcttcGTCAGGAGCACACACACCTTTTGAATAGATAGCAATCACAATACTCATCAACCGTACCAATCGGATATGCTGTCGAACACaggcaacccaccaacctctgattgtgcaatccatttatatcacaagCTTGTAGAGATATTGACACCAGCTTTGAATGTGCAGATTACACTTTTCAATGTGAAGTTACGTAACCTCCAACCCAGAGGAGAATTATCAATTGCTGAaatcaagggttgagtaatTCTGGGCGACGTCTATGGGCAGCCGTTTCATGATCGACTTCCATCAGCAACATTACTGGATTTTATTATCAATCCTATTTAATGGGTGAATGGGAATTTGAAAGTGGCAGATtcagtaattcttaacaacattgggttttattatttagtctatttaataggttttttattttgcataaatctaattaattggtttgggtgtatattaaaacactcttatggatgagtttattctaaaagaggtgtgtcaatttgggtgtagaatcaaattccccttGAAAATTTGATACGGGTGTAAaaagtataggaggtcaagtgagtaaatttggatgTTCCAACAGAAAAACTCATTGCCAAAATACACCCTAAAAACTTGGCAGAAATTGTCAATTTATACCTTCAACTTGCAATTACGAAACTtaaacaccccccccccccccccccttcaaCTATTGAACTTCAAATCTGTCTTTGCCATTAGAATAAAAGTTCTGCCAcagaaaatgaacacaaaatTCAAACAGATACTTTTTAATGAAACAATCTGTGCGTTTTTACCGCGTTTCCCTAATCAAGTTTTGGGATTGTTTAAGAAACCCGAAAGGATATACATCTTCGACCAAGTTTGTCCCATCTTAGATTCTTAGTGTCTTGTACTTAAAATCTTCCATATACAGTACGTATTCAATCAATAATTGGAAACTATTAAATCCTCAAATTAACATATTTAATTAAACAGGCAAACAAGCAAGTATAGAAGCATATCATATAGAAGTCCATATATGACTCACTCATTAAAGAGTCGAGAATCTGGCAGGTGCTATCACAGACTTTGAAGGTTTCATAGCCTTTTAACATATACGATCACAATGTTGTAGAATGTAGCAGTACAGTACTTATCAAAATGAAACATACTGCCCGCTAGAGCCAATTGCACTTGACCCTATATGGAACCAGTTTATGTACTTATCTTCTTTGTTttgcatttcatcaaacacattGTGGGCACAATGATGGTCAAAACGCAATATCTTCAGAGGATGAACAACCTCTCCTTTTTCCAAACTTTTGTGATATACCATATCATGTATATGCAAGGAGATATTACAGAGGAGACTTCAAAGATAAATGGTGAAGTGATAACCGAAAGCCACCGTTTTGACAAAAAGCTAGCCCAAAGATAAATGGTAAACTGCCACCCACTGACTCCGTTTGGACAAATGTCGTGTAGtatagaagaaggagaagaacctCCTCTAAACTAAAATCCAAGATTTAAAATTACCTGTATTGACACTAAAATTATAATGACCTGCTCAATAATGACttcaagtttttgttttttcaaattGCTGCTATTCAAATTAGCTATCATCCATCAATTATACAAATGTctcaatgaagaaaaaaaaaagcataataTTATGCAGGGCTTATATCAGCCCATATTACATTTCTCAAGAGAAACAAGCATAATATTTATTTCTTGCTGAAAGAGAGAGCAAAGACATCTAAAAGCCTTCCACATTAAGCCTTCAAATTCCAGTTCTGGGGTAATTAAGCTCATTCCCCAGAATGCGCGCTAGCAGCCCCTACGATAACAAATTATAGTCAAAACAGAGTATTTTTCAAAGGATGAAACAACTATTGCAAGTTTCCAGATAATTGTGACATGATAAGGGATCTGCTCACGCAATAAATTGAAAGAGTTTCCAGATGTAATTTAGTCGGACAACgtaattaaaagaaacaaataagtaTGATATAGCTTAATTTACCATTTATCTTTGAAGCCTCCTCTGCAGTTTTGCTTTGTAGACAACAGCTCTGACATAAATCCAATCTTTTGCATTGTCCAGGAATTTGAAATAAGCATATCTCCAAGAACTCTTAAGCAATAAACTGCCGCAGACTATCCAAAACCCAGTGATGAATCCCAACACTGTACTGATGAAGAATCCCAAGCTTATGAGACCATCATTATCGTGTTCGCGCTCCTTGTTATGATCATCTTCAGTTGCTTCATCTCCAGGGCAATTTGGTGAGAGTGGTGGTCCGCAGAGTCCAGGATTTCCCATATATTTAGTAGCATTGAAAGTCTGAAGTTGGGTGCTTACTGGAATTCTTCCGGACAACTGGTTGTTTGATAAGTCCAAGACTCCAAGAAAATGCAAACTCGAAAAACTGGTAGGAATATGACCAGATATCTGGTTTCTTGACAAATCAAGAGATTCTAACTTCTGCATGTTACCAAAGTTTTCAGGAAGCTTTCCGGTCAAATTGTTTCTTGACAGGTTCAAAGAAATCAAGTTTGTCAGACGCGTTATACTTTCCGGaatttctccaaccaaataatTGCTTGAAATGTCAATGCCTCTCATACCCTCAAGATTTTCCccgaactcaatttctattcctTTCCACACAAGTTCCACAGATAAACCATTAACTCCGACAGAATCATCAGCCAAAACTGATATATTATTCAAGCAATGTGGCAAGCCTCCTGAAATATTGTTGTGAGAGAGGTCCAAAAAATGAATGATGGCTAGTCTGCACAGAGTTAAGGGTATGATTCCATTGAACTCATTGGCACGTAAGCGTAGAATCACCAAGTTTATTAGGCTTTGGCCTATCCATGTTGGTATCTTGCCGGAAAAGTTATTGTCCCCAAGGTCAACAACTGCTAATTCCGTACAATTTTCAAAAGAAGGCAATTCTCCTGAAAACTTGTTACCATGTAAATTTAATATACTAATTACCTTTAAATTTCCCAACATGCTTGGTATTTTTCCAGTCAATTTATTCATGCCCAAATTCAATACTCTTAATAATTTAAATTGCATCCAACAGTTAGGAAGCTCTCCTGACAGTAGGTTCTCAGAAATGTCAACATACTCCAAATGTGGAATCTGTGTTGCACACAAGGAAGACAGTGGTCCTGAAATCATGTTATTCGAGAGGTACAACCCGTTGAGCATCGGAGAAAATGATGGCAATGTGCCAGAAAGTAGATTAGAAGACAAGTTGACAAAAACCAAGCTTGTTGTTGACAGATTCGGCAGTTTCCCATGTATTTGGTTCATAGAGAGATCTAATCGAAATATGCCAGAAAATAGATCCCAACACTTATCAGGTAATGATCCAAATATTCCAGCATTAGACAGATAAAGAAAAGCAAGATTTGTCTGCGTTAGAATCCATTTGGGAAAAGCTGGGCCCACCTTGCAAGAGGACATGTCTAACAAATAAAGTTGAAATGGTGGATTCCAATCTGAGCTCAGGTTGATAGAGAAATGGTTATTAGAAATGGCTAGAGACTGCAAACGAGAGAGCTTCAAAAAGTGGGCTTCTGTTATGACACCACTCAGAGAATTCTGGGCGAGAGATAAAACTTCAAGGCTAGAAAGTTGCCCAACACTCTCGGGTAGAGACCCATTTAGCTGATTGTCGGCAAGATTTAACTCTCTCAACATTGAAAAACGTGCCAAATCTGGCAACGACCCCCAAAACAGGTTATCAAGTCCAAGGTCTCAAGTGTGTTCTCAGCACAAGATAAGTTTTTAATAGAGTTCTCAATGTTTTCTGACAATTGGTTTGACCGTAAGGTCAACGACTCTAAGCTGCATAAGTTTTGAAAGCTTTTTGGTATCCCACCTTCAAGTTGATTGATAGAGAGATCTAGTGATGCTAGAGAAAGCATGCTTTTGAAGACATCTGGGATGGGACCTTGTAACTGATTTCCTTGCAATCCAATATGGATAAAGTTGCTGCTGACATTGGCTATCCAATAAAATATTGAAGAGTTGAGATTGTTATAAAAGAGGTCAAGGACTtgaagagaggtggaagaatTTTTTACAACGGAATTTGATCTTATATTAAAATCAGGAAGACTACAATCAGATAACTGAAGCTCCATCAATGAAGTGAGCTTGCTTAAAGATTGTGGCCAATTCACAATCTTAGACAAATCTACTTCTGACATGTTCAAGGATCtcaaggaagaaagatgagataACCACTCAAGATTTTCTAAAGGAATAAAGTAGTTCCCGGAAAGATCGAGAGTATGCAAATTAGAAAGGTTTCCAATTTTGGGAGGAACAGATCCATCAAAATTAGCATATGCAAGTTTGAGTTCTTTCAATTGACTTAAAGAGCCAAAGAACTTGGGAATCATTCCTCCAAAATCATTAAAACTGAGATCCAAGTAATTTAGATTTCGTAATTCAAGTAGTGAAGGATCAATTTCACCTCTTAATGGAGCTTCAGCACTAATGTAATCATCAGAAGAATTATAAGAGAGATTTAGAGTCATGACATGACCTGTTTGGTTGTTGCATGCTATTCCTCTCCACGTGCAACAGTCTTTCTTGCTTCCCCAAGAGGCAAGAACGTTAGACTCGTCCACAATGCTCTGCTTAAACTGAAGAAGAGCATGTCTTTCATTCTCCATGCACAGTATGCTGGAGCTTCCAACACTTGAACAACAAATAGCAGAAGCAATGACCAGACATAGAAGCCCAACCAAAACAGAATGTATACACCTACCACTAATCATACTGAACAACATGATCATGATCATGCAGAGCAATGATGCTGCAGAGTGATGGAAAAAGGAAGCTATTTCTCTCATATAAGAATCTAATTTAGGCATGTTGCTATTTCATTCAAtattgatgtaggacgagattttagccaatttcaacaaagaatctcgaaaagaaagaagcgtcttcacatcaagaagaataatttgaatattgaaaactggtattcaaatagacttcttaatgatggaattaatcataaattactattttggatatatcgggattctcgagcgaaatcttggttgggattccaaatatatgtttgcgtaatattctttaatgtctaggattttatttccgatttttatttaattaggtttcctagttttagtctataataaattgttctttttgttttctagttgtattaggtttattctatgtgccctatataaggcacctcttcgattgtaattttcattcaagttatcaataaaaaactcaaatattagagaagtttctctatgtttcttacggctgtgcccgtaattgctagtggattctagctcatctcatatggctttcgacgcttgacggagcccctcactatcgtgttcacgcttcccgcatcatttggtatcagagcgggtatcgcccgctccttagcagacgacggtccaagggagaagttcactaccaccaacctcaacgacgctagtcgtagagtatctatcaaagaaagtttcgttgaagaggaacatgccaagggattcgccctaggacaacctcatcaatccaaaaaaaaaaaaagagaaaaaaaaaagaagaagaaacatggaacgttggatattcacaacgccggattacgacgacttccgaactacatgtgccatcaaagacaaggtatgctctgtaataattgacagtggtctacgagagaactttgtagcaaacaaagttgtagattattttcaattaccgacagtgaagctgagtgatccatactggattccatttggagaggatgaatatgcacaagtaacagaggtctacatcaagaagaataatttgaatattgaaaattggtattcaaataggcttcttaataatggaattaatcataaattactattttggatatatcgggattctcgagcgaaatcttggttgggattccaaatATATATTTGCATAATATTCTTTAAtgtctaggattttatttccgatttttatttaatgaggttttctagttttagtctataataaattgttctttttgttttctagttgtattaggtttattctatgtgccctatataaggcacctcttcgattgtaattttcattcaagttatcaataaaaaactcaaatattagagaagtttctctatgtttcttacggctgtgcccgtaattgctagtggattctagctcatctcatatggctttcgacgcttgacggagcccttactatcgtgttcacgcttcccgcatcaaatatatatatatatatatatatatatatttatttatttattttattttttttcttttttcggaTAACAtggaaatcaaataaaaatggGTGAAGTACGTTAATTATGTCAAGAAATTATTTTAGCTCGTTTTCTGCCACAATAAATAGTTTTTGTAGGTAATCCACACCATATAATTGAAGCAAAAGGATTTTGGAGACTAGATGTATAAATGTGAAAATCACAATTGACTTGCTTTTAATTCCAAGTCAAGTCTTTAGAAATTGGCCGACTTGGGTCTTGTAAACGAAGTTATGGTTGATTACGAAGAATTTGAGTGTAAGGATTGAGAGACTGCTTGCAAAGACAAAAGATTAGGCCTAAGCACGCCTCTGCCATTTGTAAAGATTAGAACCAAGTTCAAAGGATGCCAAAAAGAAACCGAAATAGAAGCCAAATCCACAAAAGGCTTATTGTTTtcctatatttttatttttattctactAATTAGATGAATTCAGTCTTTTCCGTGGACGGCAAAGCTGAATGAAATTACACCAGAAGTTTGATGAAGACTTTGATGCACAGCAATTCCACTTGGTTGACCTTGACTATAACCAAAATGAGTTGGACGTTTGTGTGAGGAGTGGGCTGCATGGAACCAAGCAGTGGGATCATCGACGTGGATTTTGGTCCTCCACTGAAACTGCAGAAAATTTTTGACTGTAAATGTGCCGTTCAATGTATTTCTTTTCCGTCACGGTGAAAGGAGTCGGGCAGTTGTGTGATTTCGCCACTGAGTTGAGGTGGAGAAATATATGGTTTGCCAGCTGTCTTGGTAATTTGTTACTATGACCAGTAAAGCCTGATTTCAAATCTTCTACTCTTGGGATTGCGATTACGAATACGCAATAGATAATGTCATATCAAATCTGTGCAGCAATAGAAGCGAGTCAAACCTTTTGTGTTTCTGCGGATGTAATCCTAAGAcctatttttgttttaatttattgCTTTGATGTGAACCAGGAAAAGGCACCTGAATTCGAGCATATCGCTCTATTCAGAGAATTCGGCTTCGTCCAAACTACTGTATTTGCATCGattgtagaatcgctgtaaatctgtatgtaattaggattttatttaattaggatatcatgtaattatggaaatattgtttcctattagagttagactactcctttgtacttgtatatataccctcattgtgggatgaatagaatcatcgaattaaccctgaattgaagtattcttttctacttggtatcagagcaggttcaatcctttgaacttgcgttgcatcctttgaatcctgaatcctgaatcccgaagaacaccacaaaccgttgcgtaccaccaccgttgaaatccaaccatcctgaatttcaaaccaccatcaccctacctttttttagacaaaagaaacaaaaaaaaaaatttctttttcaaaacattcatatccatcttgaaacccttgaaaatccaatcctgcgaaaatcatgaattcctcaataatgcaatcagagaaacaggctatggggcattcggtaactaccgaattttctgttatggctcaatgcaaacagggtcctcctccaggcttctcaggaccttctccacaccgtcctctaggtaaaccaaatccatatgcaaataaaaggtgcattatctgtggggaattaggtcatagcaaggagcggtgctatgaagtgattggttaccctgattggtgggacttcaccaagaaaccgcgaaagaatctgggcaaggccgctgttgctactaaagaggaagattacctagacaatgcctccgctaatgtagcgcagtcaggtatgaagggtaaggttacttttaatagtacatggataattgatacaggtgcatctgaccatatgaccaatgacccaaatcttgtgaaaaaccttagacgttcccctcaagacgttgtctctactgctgatggtactccaactccggtcaccggagaaggttctattgctttatctgataccttaacccttgaatctgtcttagttgttccatcactagcttataatctcctgtctgttggtcaagttattttagctcttgcatgtattgtgaccttctatccgtctttctgtgtgtttcaggacattctgactcgacggattcttggttatggtgttagaagggggaaattatactatctgaatctgacagagactggaaagaaacagaagcattTTTTGGGACAggctaatcagatcaacggggtagagaatgcgaaggaagctgtatggttatggcatcgccgtttaggtcatctatcctttcgttatcttaagaagctgcaacctcaattgttttcagttgttagt contains these protein-coding regions:
- the LOC112177671 gene encoding LOW QUALITY PROTEIN: receptor-like protein EIX1 (The sequence of the model RefSeq protein was modified relative to this genomic sequence to represent the inferred CDS: deleted 2 bases in 1 codon), translating into MENERHALLQFKQSIVDESNVLASWGSKKDCCTWRGIACNNQTGHVMTLNLSYNSSDDYISAEAPLRGEIDPSLLELRNLNYLDLSFNDFGGMIPKFFGSLSQLKELKLAYANFDGSVPPKIGNLSNLHTLDLSGNYFIPLENLEWLSHLSSLRSLNMSEVDLSKIVNWPQSLSKLTSLMELQLSDCSLPDFNIRSNSVVKNSSTSLQVLDLFYNNLNSSIFYWIANVSSNFIHIGLQGNQLQGPIPDVFKSMLSLASLDLSINQLEGGIPKSFQNLCSLESLTLRSNQLSENIENSIKNLSCAENTLETLDLITCFGGRCQIWHVFQCRELNLADNQLNGSLPESVGQLSSLEVLSLAQNSLSGVITEAHFLKLSRLQSLAISNNHFSINLSSDWNPPFQLYLLDMSSCKVGPAFPKWILTQTNLAFLYLSNAGIFGSLPDKCWDLFSGIFRLDLSMNQIHGKLPNLSTTSLVFVNLSSNLLSGTLPSFSPMLNGLYLSNNMISGPLSSLCATQIPHLEYVDISENLLSGELPNCWMQFKLLRVLNLGMNKLTGKIPSMLGNLKVISILNLHGNKFSGELPSFENCTELAVVDLGDNNFSGKIPTWIGQSLINLVILRLRANEFNGIIPLTLCRLAIIHFLDLSHNNISGGLPHCLNNISVLADDSVGVNGLSVELVWKGIEIEFGENLEGMRGIDISSNYLVGEIPESITRLTNLISLNLSRNNLTGKLPENFGNMQKLESLDLSRNQISGHIPTSFSSLHFLGVLDLSNNQLSGRIPVSTQLQTFNATKYMGNPGLCGPPLSPNCPGDEATEDDHNKEREHDNDGLISLGFFISTVLGFITGFWIVCGSLLLKSSWRYAYFKFLDNAKDWIYVRAVVYKAKLQRRLQRCHVITLDLSYTFLSGEIHPSLLELRYLNYLDLSLNAFEGMIPKFIGSLSQLKQLRLGEANFSGLVPPQLGNLSNLHTLDLSRNFAVHSENLEWLSDLSSLRYLNMVDVDLSKPMSAATLSM